The Calditerrivibrio nitroreducens DSM 19672 genome window below encodes:
- a CDS encoding molybdopterin molybdotransferase MoeA, which translates to MYFPLEAQTLILQYADKVGYEIVPSTEALGRIAYEKVYSNRKLPPRDNSAMDGYVIRWEDYENGIREFRVNGVIKAGDDVSGYHVGKGECYKIMTGGFIPSGGDSVAEIEITDEGAYKVQIDGKMKYGNHVRKAGEDVDLGDEIDIEGKEITPFILSRLLSAGITYIKVSRRLRVGIFSTGGELTFPTDAAYPEKIIDSNGFFARGFLKNFGVDVEYLGIFKDDNEDLKNFLEGIDKKYDILVSSAGISSGDYDVVGNVADELGIKWLIRGIKQKPGKPFSFGFINELPFFALPGNPVSSTFCVFFYLVPFIKKMYGVKDVLPKSVDAYLKGRMKKRNDRVHFNRVLLRYEDGRFVAYPFDSQDSHMIGSIAESNGFCMIPSEMVGEIEEGVLLKVYPYDFKTII; encoded by the coding sequence ATGTATTTCCCTTTAGAAGCTCAGACATTGATTTTACAGTATGCGGATAAAGTGGGCTATGAGATCGTACCATCTACAGAGGCTCTGGGTAGGATAGCTTATGAAAAAGTGTATTCCAACAGAAAATTACCTCCCAGGGATAATTCCGCTATGGATGGTTACGTCATCAGATGGGAAGATTATGAGAATGGGATCAGGGAATTTCGGGTTAATGGGGTAATAAAAGCTGGTGATGATGTATCCGGATATCATGTGGGAAAAGGGGAATGCTATAAAATAATGACTGGTGGTTTTATCCCATCCGGTGGGGATAGTGTGGCGGAAATCGAAATTACCGATGAAGGAGCCTATAAAGTTCAGATAGATGGTAAGATGAAATATGGTAATCATGTCCGAAAGGCCGGTGAAGATGTGGATTTGGGTGATGAAATAGATATTGAGGGGAAAGAGATAACACCTTTTATACTTTCAAGGCTTCTTTCCGCAGGTATTACATATATAAAGGTGAGTAGAAGGTTGAGGGTGGGGATCTTTTCCACAGGTGGTGAGCTTACATTCCCCACTGATGCGGCATATCCAGAAAAAATCATCGATTCAAATGGATTTTTTGCAAGGGGATTTTTGAAAAACTTTGGTGTGGATGTGGAATATCTTGGTATTTTTAAAGATGACAACGAAGATTTGAAAAATTTTCTCGAAGGTATCGATAAAAAATATGACATTCTAGTATCAAGCGCCGGAATATCAAGTGGTGATTACGATGTGGTGGGGAATGTGGCGGATGAACTGGGGATTAAATGGTTAATTAGGGGGATAAAGCAGAAACCTGGGAAACCTTTTTCTTTTGGATTTATAAATGAGCTGCCATTTTTTGCCCTTCCTGGTAATCCAGTAAGCTCTACTTTCTGCGTCTTTTTCTATCTGGTGCCATTCATAAAAAAAATGTACGGTGTGAAGGATGTATTACCAAAATCTGTGGATGCTTATCTTAAGGGGAGGATGAAGAAAAGAAATGATAGAGTCCATTTCAATAGAGTATTACTAAGATATGAAGATGGCCGTTTTGTGGCTTATCCTTTTGATAGTCAGGATTCCCACATGATCGGTTCCATTGCTGAGTCGAATGGATTCTGTATGATACCTTCCGAGATGGTGGGGGAGATCGAAGAAGGGGTACTTTTAAAAGTATATCCATACGACTTTAAGACTATTATATGA
- a CDS encoding RluA family pseudouridine synthase produces MNFEIVYDDDDILVVNKGHGLLVVPDRYDKDLPNLKDLLTEIYGRIFVVHRLDYGTSGIMVFAKNERSHRSLSIQFERSEVDKRYYAICKGVFPADLTCMLPISKVNYHGRYKINFKSGRKALTSFSVLDRFSDKTLIDVVPLTGRSHQIRVHLKALGYPLYYDFLYNEKREDKRLTLQAYYLRFRHPVKSTTMEFQSDISEFLREILKIS; encoded by the coding sequence ATGAATTTTGAAATAGTTTACGATGATGATGATATCCTTGTGGTAAACAAGGGGCATGGTTTATTGGTTGTACCGGATAGGTATGATAAGGATCTTCCCAATTTAAAAGATCTACTTACCGAAATTTACGGCAGAATATTTGTGGTTCACAGGCTTGACTATGGCACTTCTGGGATTATGGTGTTTGCAAAAAATGAAAGATCTCACAGGAGTCTGTCGATACAATTTGAGAGATCAGAGGTTGACAAGAGGTATTACGCCATCTGCAAAGGGGTATTTCCGGCGGATCTTACCTGTATGCTACCGATCTCAAAGGTGAATTATCATGGTAGGTATAAGATAAATTTCAAAAGTGGTAGAAAGGCTCTGACATCCTTTTCTGTTTTAGATAGATTTTCCGATAAGACTTTGATTGATGTTGTTCCTCTCACCGGTAGATCCCATCAGATAAGGGTGCATCTTAAAGCTTTGGGGTATCCATTGTATTACGATTTTTTGTACAATGAAAAGAGGGAGGATAAAAGGTTGACCCTTCAGGCTTATTATTTACGGTTTAGACACCCTGTAAAATCAACAACTATGGAGTTTCAGTCTGATATTTCAGAGTTTTTAAGAGAAATCTTAAAAATTTCCTAA
- a CDS encoding flagellin, giving the protein MAVSIYNNLMSLNAQRHITITNNMLGKSLERLSSGLRINHASDDASGMAISEKLRGQISGLKRSIMNAQDGISMLQTAEGALEEVSAMLQRMRELAVQAANGTYTSNDRVELQKEVEQLKSEINRISAATEFNTKKLLNGDGTALWSASDNKISALIRGNVAEGNYEISLKANKIGQNQVFKTDIMTLQEGKIGASYVDSASDTTNIESVRNPKTLWATGTSDYTLTLYGPASTTSPSVATIGSYLQTGSAGVIGTPNISSALTFDGYALVEITGDNASAATTYFYSAKTGQLIGQSSDTDITNGISTTAGFSLSAVGTFQKGDKFLFSVSRGVNYTTAPTGSGAIRITGGPADQQLSISINYTSSGSLASATDKVTQTIYLADLDEQTGNLNIGSLDIVFDRTDNGSVNSGSGTLHIAGGGEAATTTTKLKDIARFIDADGNNLFENRQELTIWGNGQSAVIYLEADDTVADFEDKLTDAIVNKLGLGSENALVNSHLVDYISIPDTAGARTVKGTFIIQTALAGEQGEIAFSGDQRLLNALSLAEIQKSENNTTLVTIKDAHTGDLIGTDETGNDRVNGVINGIELVIDSRANVSAEWDSTNNTLIFKENANASTKKYYLHVVDNSTDLQIGPNKGQSLSVSIPQLDVKGLGIENVYLVSQSLAQKAIPDIDNALSQVVTIRATIGAQINRLEHTIKNLTVARENMTASESRIRDLDVAEEMATFTRYQILGQSGMAMLAQANQIPQMALQLLK; this is encoded by the coding sequence ATGGCAGTGTCAATTTACAACAACCTAATGTCTTTGAATGCCCAAAGGCATATCACGATTACCAACAACATGTTGGGAAAGTCTCTTGAGAGACTATCTTCAGGTCTCAGGATCAATCATGCTTCAGATGATGCCTCAGGTATGGCAATCTCTGAAAAGCTGAGGGGGCAGATAAGTGGTCTGAAAAGATCAATCATGAATGCCCAGGATGGTATATCTATGCTTCAAACTGCCGAAGGAGCCTTAGAAGAGGTCTCCGCAATGCTCCAAAGGATGAGGGAGCTGGCGGTACAGGCGGCAAACGGTACATATACTTCAAACGATAGGGTTGAACTCCAGAAAGAGGTGGAACAGCTCAAATCAGAAATCAACAGAATATCAGCCGCCACAGAATTCAACACCAAAAAGCTTTTAAACGGTGATGGCACAGCACTATGGTCGGCAAGCGACAACAAGATCAGTGCCCTTATAAGGGGTAACGTGGCTGAAGGGAACTACGAAATCAGCCTGAAGGCCAACAAAATTGGCCAGAATCAGGTATTTAAAACAGACATTATGACCCTTCAGGAAGGGAAAATAGGCGCAAGCTATGTCGATTCAGCTTCAGATACGACCAATATCGAAAGTGTTCGTAACCCCAAAACACTCTGGGCAACCGGAACATCAGACTATACCCTCACACTATACGGCCCAGCTTCAACCACCTCTCCATCCGTAGCTACAATAGGATCTTATCTGCAGACAGGATCAGCAGGTGTAATAGGAACCCCAAACATTAGCTCCGCTCTTACATTCGACGGTTATGCCCTTGTGGAGATTACAGGGGATAATGCCTCTGCAGCCACAACATATTTTTATAGCGCCAAAACAGGTCAATTGATAGGTCAATCTTCAGACACTGATATCACCAATGGTATATCCACAACTGCAGGTTTCTCTTTATCAGCCGTTGGTACTTTTCAAAAAGGGGATAAATTTTTGTTTTCAGTGTCAAGGGGTGTAAATTATACAACTGCCCCAACAGGATCCGGGGCCATTCGTATTACAGGTGGTCCAGCAGATCAACAGTTAAGTATATCAATAAACTACACATCTTCTGGTTCGCTTGCTTCGGCTACGGATAAGGTTACTCAAACGATATACCTTGCGGATCTGGATGAGCAGACTGGTAATCTGAATATAGGTAGTCTTGATATAGTATTTGATAGGACCGATAATGGATCTGTAAATTCAGGTAGCGGTACTCTTCATATCGCCGGTGGTGGTGAAGCGGCTACCACAACTACAAAACTTAAAGATATCGCAAGATTTATAGATGCAGATGGGAATAATCTTTTTGAAAACAGACAGGAGCTTACAATATGGGGTAATGGCCAAAGTGCTGTGATCTATCTGGAAGCCGATGATACAGTAGCTGATTTTGAAGATAAGCTCACAGATGCGATCGTAAACAAATTGGGTTTAGGCTCAGAGAATGCTCTTGTAAATTCACATCTTGTGGATTATATCTCAATACCTGATACCGCAGGTGCAAGGACTGTAAAAGGTACCTTTATAATCCAAACAGCTCTTGCGGGAGAGCAGGGGGAGATAGCTTTCAGCGGGGATCAGAGACTGCTTAATGCGCTTTCTTTAGCTGAAATCCAGAAATCAGAAAACAACACCACCCTTGTAACCATCAAAGATGCCCACACCGGTGATCTGATAGGTACAGATGAGACAGGTAATGATAGAGTAAACGGCGTGATCAATGGTATAGAACTCGTAATAGATTCAAGGGCAAACGTATCTGCAGAATGGGATTCCACAAACAATACATTAATATTTAAAGAAAATGCTAATGCATCCACAAAGAAATATTACCTCCATGTGGTGGATAATTCCACTGATCTTCAAATAGGGCCAAACAAAGGGCAGAGTCTCTCAGTATCTATACCACAGCTAGATGTGAAAGGGCTTGGAATCGAAAATGTGTACCTTGTTTCCCAGTCTCTTGCCCAGAAGGCAATTCCGGATATTGACAATGCTTTGAGTCAGGTGGTGACTATCAGAGCTACGATAGGTGCCCAGATCAATAGACTTGAGCATACAATTAAAAACCTGACAGTGGCAAGGGAGAATATGACTGCTTCAGAATCAAGAATTCGTGACCTTGATGTGGCTGAAGAGATGGCTACATTCACAAGATATCAGATTCTTGGACAATCTGGTATGGCTATGTTGGCTCAGGCCAATCAGATTCCACAGATGGCTTTACAACTTTTAAAATAG
- the pseB gene encoding UDP-N-acetylglucosamine 4,6-dehydratase (inverting) produces MFKDKNILITGGTGSFGKEFVKYLLKNCDPKRVVIFSRDEFKQYEMAQEFGGDRRLRFFLGDVRDKDRLYRAFYGIDYVVHAAALKQVPAAEYNPFEVIKTNILGAQNVIEACIDNNVKKVVALSTDKAAIPINLYGATKLCSDKLFVAGNSYAGGRVTRFGVVRYGNVLGSRGSVLPLFLKQKKEGVVTITHKDMTRFWITLPQAVELVVKAFKYMTGGEIFVPKIPSMKMIDFAKAIAPEAEIREMGIRPGEKMHEVMIPEDDARHTREYDDHYRIIPEFLDWKAPKEFGNGGKPLPEGFSYRSDNNSWWLTEQELLKIIDELGLNAI; encoded by the coding sequence ATGTTTAAGGATAAAAATATTCTGATAACAGGTGGCACCGGTTCTTTTGGAAAAGAGTTTGTAAAATACCTTTTGAAAAATTGTGATCCAAAAAGGGTGGTGATATTCAGTCGGGATGAATTCAAACAGTATGAGATGGCTCAGGAGTTTGGCGGAGATAGACGTCTGAGGTTTTTTTTAGGGGATGTAAGAGATAAGGATAGACTGTATAGAGCATTTTATGGAATAGATTATGTGGTTCATGCCGCAGCATTAAAGCAGGTGCCGGCTGCAGAGTACAACCCTTTTGAAGTGATAAAAACAAATATTCTTGGGGCTCAAAATGTAATAGAAGCCTGCATAGATAATAATGTTAAAAAAGTGGTGGCGCTTTCTACGGATAAGGCTGCTATCCCTATAAATCTGTATGGTGCCACAAAACTCTGCTCCGATAAACTATTCGTGGCTGGTAATTCATATGCTGGAGGTAGGGTGACGAGGTTTGGCGTTGTAAGATATGGGAATGTTCTTGGTAGTAGGGGCTCAGTATTACCTTTATTCTTAAAACAGAAAAAAGAGGGTGTTGTCACGATTACCCATAAAGATATGACGAGGTTCTGGATTACTCTGCCCCAGGCAGTGGAGCTCGTGGTGAAAGCTTTTAAGTACATGACAGGTGGGGAGATTTTTGTGCCAAAGATTCCCAGTATGAAGATGATAGATTTTGCAAAAGCGATTGCACCAGAAGCTGAAATCAGAGAAATGGGGATCAGACCGGGAGAAAAGATGCATGAGGTGATGATCCCAGAAGATGATGCAAGGCATACAAGGGAGTACGATGATCATTATAGGATAATTCCAGAGTTTCTGGACTGGAAAGCTCCAAAAGAGTTTGGCAATGGAGGTAAGCCTCTGCCGGAAGGATTTTCGTATAGGAGTGATAATAACAGCTGGTGGCTGACAGAACAGGAACTACTGAAAATAATCGATGAACTTGGTTTAAACGCTATATAG
- the pseC gene encoding UDP-4-amino-4,6-dideoxy-N-acetyl-beta-L-altrosamine transaminase, which produces MVINMKYIPYGKQNIDEEDIQSVVEVLMSDFLTQGPKIDEFEEKLAEFCGAKYAVLFNSGTAALHAAYFSIGLSKGDEFITTPITFVATANAGVYLGAKPVFVDIEKDTGNIDAGKIEDKISDRTKLIVPVHYAGHPCDMKKIKEIADKYNLKVVEDGCHALGAEYIVQCSSFNVQGSTFKVGSCQFSDMTVFSFHPVKHITTGEGGAVLTNKKEYYEKLLIFRTHGITRDVSKFKAQDSASEGDWYYEMQCLGYNYRMTDIQAALGMSQLKKLDNFVERRRQIAKKYYSIFKELDYFDLPEEKVYAHHSYHLYHVRLKDKYVRRKVDIFRMLRGNGVGVQVHYIPVYWQPFYEELGFKKGICTDAEDFYRREISLPIYPAMTDEDVDFVASKIDEVFRSL; this is translated from the coding sequence ATGGTTATTAACATGAAATATATCCCTTACGGAAAACAGAATATAGATGAAGAAGATATACAATCTGTGGTTGAAGTTTTAATGTCTGATTTTTTAACACAAGGGCCAAAAATAGATGAATTCGAAGAAAAGCTTGCGGAGTTTTGTGGGGCAAAGTATGCTGTTTTGTTTAATAGTGGGACGGCTGCGCTGCATGCGGCTTATTTTTCCATTGGTCTTTCCAAAGGGGATGAGTTTATCACCACACCAATCACCTTTGTGGCTACAGCTAATGCTGGTGTATATCTTGGGGCAAAACCGGTTTTTGTGGATATTGAGAAAGATACGGGTAATATTGATGCTGGAAAAATTGAGGATAAAATTTCTGATAGGACGAAACTCATAGTTCCCGTTCATTATGCGGGGCATCCCTGTGATATGAAAAAGATAAAAGAGATTGCTGATAAATACAATTTAAAGGTTGTGGAGGATGGATGCCATGCGTTGGGAGCAGAATATATTGTTCAATGTTCAAGTTTCAATGTCCAAGGTTCAACGTTTAAAGTGGGGTCATGTCAATTTTCGGATATGACAGTTTTTAGCTTTCACCCGGTAAAACATATCACCACAGGTGAGGGTGGAGCTGTTTTGACGAATAAAAAAGAGTATTATGAAAAACTTTTGATCTTTAGAACTCATGGAATTACGCGGGATGTTTCAAAGTTTAAAGCTCAAGATTCAGCGTCTGAGGGTGATTGGTATTACGAGATGCAGTGTTTGGGATATAATTACAGAATGACAGATATTCAGGCGGCATTGGGTATGAGCCAGCTAAAAAAGCTTGATAATTTTGTGGAGAGAAGAAGGCAGATAGCAAAAAAATATTATAGTATTTTTAAAGAGTTGGATTATTTTGACCTTCCGGAAGAAAAGGTGTATGCCCACCATTCATACCATCTTTACCATGTGAGGCTGAAAGATAAGTATGTCCGGAGGAAGGTAGATATTTTTCGTATGTTGAGGGGTAATGGTGTGGGTGTACAGGTTCATTATATCCCTGTCTATTGGCAACCTTTTTATGAAGAACTTGGATTTAAAAAAGGTATCTGTACAGATGCGGAGGATTTTTATAGAAGAGAGATCAGCTTACCTATTTATCCTGCCATGACAGATGAGGATGTCGATTTTGTAGCATCAAAAATTGATGAGGTGTTTAGATCATTATGA
- a CDS encoding cytidylyltransferase domain-containing protein, with protein sequence MKIGAIIQARVSSTRLPKKVLLNLPYESEITVLQQVIRRVFKSNKISDVVVATTTDYDDNVIVEYAEKENAKWFRGSKEDLLSRYYLAAKENKLDVIVRITSDCPCIDWEIIDLVIEHHISEKSDYTSNTLKRTFPHGLDVEVLSFESLEKAYINAKESFEREHVCPYIYTTHKDEFKVCSVESSQHLSGDDIRITLDTEEDYALLCAVYDYLFFHNEYFKAIDIIKLFKQKPWLKLINKKVVQKKTFTNLNDEISEAIKVLKLQDLYNSANMLENIIKKEQ encoded by the coding sequence ATGAAAATAGGTGCAATTATACAGGCAAGGGTCTCATCCACCAGGCTTCCTAAAAAAGTTTTGCTAAATCTACCTTATGAATCAGAAATTACAGTGCTACAGCAGGTTATCAGAAGGGTATTTAAATCTAATAAGATAAGTGATGTGGTGGTGGCCACCACAACAGATTATGATGACAATGTTATTGTAGAATATGCGGAAAAAGAGAATGCTAAATGGTTTCGGGGTAGTAAAGAGGATCTCCTGAGTAGATACTATCTTGCGGCTAAAGAAAATAAATTGGATGTGATAGTACGGATAACTTCCGATTGTCCATGTATTGATTGGGAGATTATAGATTTAGTTATTGAGCATCATATTTCTGAAAAATCTGACTATACATCAAATACTTTAAAAAGAACTTTTCCCCACGGTCTTGACGTGGAGGTTTTGTCATTTGAGTCTCTTGAAAAAGCATATATAAATGCAAAAGAGAGTTTTGAAAGGGAGCATGTTTGTCCGTATATATATACCACCCACAAAGATGAATTTAAAGTATGCAGTGTGGAGTCTAGTCAGCATTTATCTGGAGATGATATTAGAATTACACTTGATACAGAAGAGGATTACGCACTTTTGTGTGCTGTGTATGATTATCTGTTTTTTCATAATGAATATTTTAAAGCAATTGATATAATTAAACTTTTTAAACAAAAACCATGGCTTAAGCTGATAAATAAAAAAGTTGTTCAGAAGAAGACTTTTACAAATTTGAATGATGAAATATCTGAAGCCATAAAGGTTTTAAAATTGCAAGATTTATACAACAGTGCAAACATGTTGGAAAATATTATAAAAAAAGAACAATAG
- a CDS encoding type II toxin-antitoxin system VapB family antitoxin gives MRTNIVIDDKLLEEAMKLSNIKSKKELVNTALREFVENLKRKNIKELKGKIKFKDDYDYKSMRIGV, from the coding sequence GTGAGGACAAATATTGTGATAGATGATAAATTGTTGGAAGAAGCTATGAAACTTAGTAACATTAAATCTAAAAAAGAGTTAGTGAATACTGCCTTAAGAGAATTTGTAGAAAATTTAAAAAGAAAAAATATTAAGGAACTAAAAGGTAAAATAAAGTTTAAAGATGATTATGATTATAAATCAATGAGGATAGGGGTATAA
- the vapC gene encoding type II toxin-antitoxin system VapC family toxin — MILVDTSVLIDYFKGNCNDKTDKLDFIIDRGIEYGINNFIYQEILQGAATSKEFNILNEYLSSLKFYYLKLGLKSYENAAKYYFECRKNGITVRSTIDMLIIETALENDLYLLHNDRDFDNVTKVIKDLKIYQ; from the coding sequence TTGATTTTAGTGGATACGTCAGTTTTAATTGATTATTTCAAAGGAAATTGCAACGATAAAACCGATAAGCTCGACTTTATAATTGATAGAGGAATAGAGTATGGTATAAATAATTTCATTTATCAGGAAATATTGCAAGGTGCTGCAACATCAAAGGAATTTAATATCTTAAATGAATATTTATCATCTTTGAAATTTTATTATTTAAAATTAGGCCTAAAATCATACGAAAATGCAGCAAAATATTATTTTGAATGTAGAAAAAATGGCATCACAGTTAGAAGTACTATAGATATGTTAATTATTGAAACTGCTCTGGAAAACGATTTATATCTTTTACATAACGATAGAGATTTTGATAATGTGACAAAAGTTATAAAAGATTTGAAAATATATCAATGA
- the pseG gene encoding UDP-2,4-diacetamido-2,4,6-trideoxy-beta-L-altropyranose hydrolase: protein MYILSEAGKNVGFGHLMRMMGIYQAFETKNIIPTFIINGDQSVEEYLKDIDYKVFNWLDERDRLYNMIKDADIAIIDSYLADEIIYENISKLVKLPVYYDDNNRIEYPEGVIVNGNIYAKELDYPKKTGRIYLLGLEYLPLRKEFWDVPEKKVREKVETIMVTFGGDDSRNMTPKVLKILADNHPHVKKNVIIGKGFNNIKEIEEASDENTALIYFPDAQKMKEVMIESDIAISAGGQTLYELARVGVPTIAVIVAENQLGNVTNFLCKNLIYHSEFYNDLNLNKNIKKSVFDLFEYEKRARLNIMLGNQLDGLGQNRLIEHLMEICG, encoded by the coding sequence GTGTATATTCTTTCCGAAGCAGGTAAAAATGTAGGATTTGGTCATCTGATGAGGATGATGGGGATTTATCAGGCTTTTGAGACTAAAAATATAATACCTACATTTATTATTAATGGTGACCAGTCCGTAGAGGAGTATTTGAAAGATATAGATTACAAGGTTTTCAACTGGTTGGATGAAAGGGATAGGCTTTATAACATGATTAAAGATGCAGATATTGCAATAATTGATAGCTATCTGGCGGATGAGATAATCTATGAAAATATCAGTAAACTTGTGAAATTACCTGTTTACTATGATGATAATAATAGGATAGAATATCCTGAGGGCGTCATCGTAAATGGAAATATTTATGCAAAAGAACTTGATTATCCAAAAAAAACTGGTAGAATTTACTTACTGGGTTTAGAGTATTTGCCACTCAGAAAAGAGTTTTGGGATGTACCGGAAAAGAAGGTGAGGGAAAAGGTTGAAACTATTATGGTTACTTTTGGTGGAGATGATTCCCGTAACATGACGCCAAAGGTCTTAAAGATATTGGCTGACAACCACCCGCATGTTAAAAAGAATGTAATAATAGGCAAAGGTTTTAACAATATAAAAGAGATAGAGGAAGCTTCTGATGAAAATACAGCTTTAATTTATTTTCCTGACGCCCAAAAGATGAAAGAGGTGATGATTGAGAGTGATATTGCAATTTCGGCCGGTGGACAGACTTTATATGAGCTTGCAAGAGTGGGGGTGCCAACAATTGCCGTTATAGTAGCAGAAAATCAGCTTGGAAATGTTACTAATTTTTTGTGTAAAAATTTAATTTATCATTCGGAATTTTATAATGATCTTAATTTAAATAAAAATATAAAGAAAAGTGTCTTTGATTTGTTTGAATATGAAAAGCGTGCTCGGCTTAATATTATGTTAGGAAATCAACTTGATGGTTTAGGTCAAAATAGGCTTATAGAACATTTGATGGAAATTTGTGGATAA
- a CDS encoding 3-deoxy-7-phosphoheptulonate synthase class II, translated as MSKKIEQLTEWRSYKIKQQPVWYNKELAINVLSQIAKLPALVFAGETRNLKNNLIDVEQGRTILLQCGDCSENFDYCHGPRIHNMLRIIFQMALIISFKTKKKVLKIGRIAGQYAKPRSNDYEIINGVKLPVYRGDIINGYEPTLDSRKHDPERMLKAYFYSAATLNLIRAFTQGGYASLEYMLDWQRHFFSNSKIMYYYVDLVREIENNIRFIRSLGINTNEKVSSLMEFFISHEGLLLEYEEKLCRIDTLTYDLYSTSAHMLWIGNRTREPEGAHAYFMSNINNPVGIKIGPGYDVNEINKLLCKLNPNNHRGKIVLITRFGYDKIEKEIIPLIEMIKNDKLNLSIICDPVHGNTETINNIKIRRFENIVKETELFFKILTDYKLYPGGVHLEMTSDNVTECLGGLSGISENDLNLNYTTYCDPRLNADQAVEYAFKLAEIINETSNNL; from the coding sequence ATGAGTAAAAAAATTGAACAATTAACTGAATGGAGAAGTTATAAAATAAAACAACAACCGGTGTGGTATAATAAAGAGCTGGCTATAAATGTACTATCTCAAATCGCTAAATTACCTGCACTTGTATTTGCTGGAGAGACAAGAAATTTAAAAAATAACCTTATAGATGTGGAACAAGGTCGTACTATTTTATTGCAATGTGGCGATTGCTCAGAAAATTTTGATTACTGTCATGGTCCACGAATACATAATATGCTTAGAATAATTTTTCAGATGGCTTTAATAATATCTTTTAAAACAAAGAAAAAAGTTTTAAAGATAGGAAGAATTGCTGGTCAATATGCAAAACCTAGAAGTAATGATTATGAAATCATTAATGGAGTAAAATTACCTGTTTACAGAGGTGATATTATTAATGGATATGAGCCAACATTGGATAGTAGAAAGCATGATCCAGAAAGGATGCTTAAAGCTTATTTTTATTCTGCTGCAACTTTAAATCTTATAAGAGCTTTTACGCAGGGTGGGTATGCATCTTTAGAATATATGTTAGATTGGCAAAGACACTTTTTTTCAAATTCTAAAATAATGTATTATTATGTAGATTTAGTTAGAGAAATTGAAAATAATATTAGATTTATTAGGTCATTAGGTATTAATACTAATGAAAAGGTATCTAGTTTGATGGAATTTTTTATCTCGCATGAAGGTTTGTTGTTGGAATATGAGGAAAAATTATGTAGAATAGATACGTTGACATATGATCTTTATTCAACAAGTGCACATATGCTTTGGATTGGCAATAGAACTAGGGAGCCTGAGGGTGCTCATGCTTATTTTATGAGTAACATTAATAATCCTGTAGGTATTAAAATTGGACCAGGATATGATGTGAATGAGATTAATAAGTTACTTTGCAAATTAAATCCTAATAATCATAGAGGTAAAATTGTTTTGATTACAAGATTTGGATATGATAAAATAGAAAAGGAAATAATCCCTTTGATTGAAATGATTAAGAATGATAAACTTAATCTTTCTATTATTTGTGATCCAGTTCATGGTAATACTGAAACTATAAATAATATTAAAATTAGAAGATTTGAAAATATAGTCAAAGAAACTGAATTATTTTTTAAAATCCTAACGGACTATAAATTATATCCTGGAGGAGTTCATTTGGAAATGACTAGTGATAATGTAACAGAATGTTTAGGAGGATTATCGGGGATTAGCGAAAATGATCTTAATCTGAATTATACCACTTATTGTGATCCCAGGCTTAACGCAGATCAAGCTGTTGAGTATGCTTTTAAACTTGCGGAGATTATAAATGAAACATCAAACAATTTATGA